The following nucleotide sequence is from Alteromonas sp. V450.
TGCGTCGTCAAAAAAGTTAATCAATGTATCGTTAAAAAGACCTGCCTACTGGCAGGTTTTTTTTTGGCCCACGTTTTTACATTTCTTTGACAGATTATATTTCGTAGCAGATGTCTTATCTGCAAATTTAGTTTAGTCTAAATTACACCGGACCCTTCCATAACAACAAGAGAGCGACTATGAAACGAAAAATGCTATCCCTCCTGCTATCTATCGCCTGTGTTCCTTTTGGCTTTGCGAAAGTCGATGTCGATGCTATGGCAGATAATGTCGAGAGTGACGTGATAAAGTGGCGTCACCACTTCCATGAATTTCCTGAGTTATCTAATAGAGAAGTCAATACGGCGAAGTATATTGCTGACTATCTCACTAGCCTTGGGTTAGATGTTCAAACCGGCATCGCTAAAACGGGGGTAGTTGCAATTTTAGATTCAGGCAAACCCGGGCCGGTGGTTGCGCTTCGTGCTGATATGGATGGGTTACCTGTTAAAGAGCAAAATGACTTGGCATATCGTTCAACTCAGGTCGGCGAATACAATGGTAACGAAGTACCAGTGATGCACGCATGTGGCCATGACACGCATATGGCAATGCTCATGGGCGCAGCAAAGATCTTAACCGACATAAAAAGTGAGTTAAAAGGTAAAGTTAAGTTTATCTTCCAGCCTGCTGAAGAAGGGGCGCCAGCTGGTGAGGTCGGCGGAGCAGAGGTTATGGTCAAGGAAGGCGTGCTTCGCAATCCTGACGTTGATGCTATATTTGGTTTACACATAAATGCTAACACAGATGTTGGCAAGGTACGCTATAACTCAGGCGGGACTATGGCCGCTGTCGACCCCTTTAAGATAGTGATTAACGGAAAGCAGGCGCACGGTGCTTATCCCTGGAAAAGTGTTGACCCTGTTGTCACTGCCGCACAAATGATCATGTCTATACAAACTATCGTTAGCCGCGAACTTAAGCTTATCGATGACGCCGCAGTAGTGTCTATTGGTTCCATTCATGGAGGAAATCGTTCGAACATTATTCCTAGTGAAGTTGAAATGGTTGGCACTATTCGAACCCTTAATAAAGCGGCGCGTGAGCATATTTACGAGTCACTACCGCGCAAGGTAAACGCCATAGCCCAAAGCATGGGGGCTGAAGCAGAGCTTACTTTGCCTTTAGACTACTCCTATCCGATCACCTATAACGATCCGGAATTAACAGCGCAGATGCTCCCAACAATCCAGCGAACAGCCGGAATACAAAATACGCTGCTATCGAAACCGGTCACTGGTGCCGAGGACTTTTCATTTTTCCAAGAGCAAGTCCCGGGCCTTTATGTGTGGGTAGGTGGTAAACCGTTAGACGTATCTGAAGAAGATAGCCCCGCTCATCACACGCCGGAGTTCTATGTAGACGATTCGGGTATGAAGCTTGGCGTGAAGTTGTTAACTAATTTTACGTTAGATTACATGGCACAACATTAGCAGCATTGTTCTCGTTAGCTGCATAGATACACTCTTTTGTTGCTGTTAAGTACGATGAGTAAATGGCGGCATAGTTGCCGCCATTTAACAGGGGTTTAGCGAAAACTCGTAGACGAGCTAGTCAACCGTATTACCGGTAAACTTACTCGCATTTGCAGCGACCTTGTGGTCTTTCTTATTATCACTGACGAGTCTTAACACAATGAAACCTAAAGTCGCAGAAACCAGAGAGCCTGCTAGAATGCCTACTCGCTCATCGAAAATTTGATTAATTCCCGTTTGTGCAAACGCCAGGCCCCCAATAAACAAGCTCATAGTGAAACCCACACCACAAAGCAGAGCACAACCATAAATATGCTTAAAATTTAGATCTTCCGGCAGTGTGGCTAATTTAAGCTTAACCATCAGGTAGCAGAAGCCAAATACACCTAGTTGTTTTCCAACGACTAGGCCTAAGAAGATACCAAATGTTACGGGGTGAAAAATCCCCTCGGGGCTTATATTACCGAAGCTAATGCCAGCATTCGCGAAAGCGAAAAGTGGCAATATGGCAAAGCTTACAGAGCTATTTAAACTATGTTCGAGACGGGTAACTGGTGAATACGAAGGATCTTTATCGTCTCTCATTGGTATGAAACCCGCCAGCACCACACCTGCTAGTGTGGCGTGGACACCTGATTTTAGCATGGCTACCCAAAGTACTATACCAACCAATATATAGGCTGGAATATCCACAACGTTCCGCTTGTTCATTTGCCACAACAATGCCAAACAGCTCGCTGCAATAATAAGCGCACCAGCGGTAATGTTCTCTGTGTAGAACAGGGCGATAATGACGATCGCTCCAATGTCATCAATAATTGCAAGTGTGACAAGAAATATTTTCAAACTGGTGGGTACACGACTTCCTAGAAGCGCTAGTATACCTAGCGCAAATGCAATATCAGTGGCGGCAGGAATAGCCCATCCTGCTATCGCTACGGGGTTGTCCCAGTTAATACCAACGTAGATTAGCGCGGGTATGATCATACCCCCTATGGCGCCGGCGGTAGGCAACACAATATCCTTAGGGTTTGCAAGCTCTCCTTCACATACTTCACGCTTTAGCTCTAAGCCGACGTGAAAGAAAAAAATGGCCATTAGACCATCGTTTATCCAAAGTAAAAGAGGCTTATCAATGATAAACGAGCCTGCGGAAATCTGTACGGGCATACTGATAAGTTTGTCATACAAAGTATCAAGGGGAGAATTTGCAATTATGAGTGCAAGTAACGTGGCAACCATAAGTAATATGCCGGGTGCCGCTTCTCTGTTTAGAAAATCAGACACCACATCGTGAACTTCTTCAATAACTTCATCGATGACATCGGGTTCATGCTGTTTAGACATTGGATAACCTCTTGTCTTTTACGCAACGAGGAGTGAAAGAGGCCGGTATACACACTCTAGGATTTAGCCCCCGTTTACGTACTATTCAGTAGATTAATTAAAGTTAATACGGCGCTAAATTTGAATATAGATCACCTCCTACGGAGAACGGAGATTTACGATTAGCCTAAGTCACGCTATACGCTATCGAGCCATTAGCGGTGGGATTTTAAACGCTTTTACGCTACAATCGCCGCCTTTCAAAGGTTGTCCACTTTACCTACCCGAGGATCTCTAGATGGCAAAAGTCGCGATTGTGATGGGTTCAACTTCAGACTGGCCTACAATGCAGCAGGCCGCAAAAATGCTGAAGTCGTTTGGTGTTGAATTTGAAGCTAAGGTGGTGTCGGCGCACCGTACACCAAACTTGCTAGTCGATTTTGCAGAAAGTGCTGCTGATGAAGGTTTTAGCGCTATTATCGCAGGTGCCGGTGGCGCCGCACACTTACCAGGTATGATTGCTGCCCACACACACTTACCCGTGTTTGGCTGCCCGGTTAAATCAAAAGCGCTTAACGGTTTAGACTCGCTGCTTTCTATTGTTCAAATGCCGAAGGGCGTTGCGGTCGGTACACTAGCGATAGGAGAGGCTGGTGCAGCAAATGCGGGTCTTCTAGCGGCTCAAGTAGTTGCGTTGCAAGACGAGCGCGTACGCGATGCCGTAATTGCATTTAGAAAAGCACAAACAGATACCGTTTTGGCATCAAGCAATACCTTGGAGCTAGACGAATGAGAGTTGTAGTTTACGGCGCAGGACAACTTGCACAAATGATGTACTTAGCGGGAAGTCCCTTAGGTATCGAAGTTCAGGCTGTGGACGTAAGCAACGAAACCGTTGTACATCCCGTAAGTAAAACACCACTAGACTTATCACTAGAACAAGCGTTAGAAAGTGCAGATGCATTAACTGTCGAGTTTGAACATGTACCAGAGCGGCTGTTAGAAGACGCTGCAAGAACCAATAAATTGATGCCTAATTTTGACAGCATTCTGGTGGGGGCAGATCGCGTTCGCGAGAAAAAGCTGCTTGAGAGTATGCAAGTTGCAAACTGTGAGCACAAAATCGTTACCGAACTTTCCCAGTTAGACGACTGTGTAGCGCAACTTGGTGATAAACTTATCTTAAAAGCCAGCCGTGATGGCTATGACGGTTACGGTCAGTGGCGTTTAACTGATAAAACTGACTTACCCGAGTTAAAAAATGCGCTTCAAGGGTTAGATTTAAAGGCTGTTCCGTTAGTCGTCGAAAAAATGGTCGCTTTCGATAGAGAGTTGTCGTTAATAGGTGTGCGCAATGCGAATGGTGACGTAAGAACCTATCCGCTTGCCGAAAACCTGCATCACCAAGGCCAGCTTCATGTGTCGGTGGCGCCAGCCACTCACGTTGACAACGCACTTCAGACTCAAGCCCAGGATATTTTTACGAAACTGGCGACCGGTATGGACTATGTTGGTGTACTAGCCGTAGAACTATTTCAAGTGGGTGATAAACTGCTTGTCAATGAACTTGCTCCGCGCGTACATAATTCTGGTCATTGGAGCCAATCTGGCGCCGTCACTAGTCAGTTTGAAAATCACTTGCGTGCAGTATGCGGCTTACCTCTTGGCGATACATCAGCTATTGGCCCCAGCGCGATGGTAAATATTATTGGCTGCAGCAGCTTTTCACGGGATTTGTTGAGTATTGATGGCAGTCATCTTCACTGGTATGGCAAGTCAGTTCGTGAAAAACGTAAGATGGGGCATATCAATGTCACGACTAATAGCTACGAAAGCCTAGGTGAAAAGCTTATGGCACTGAGCAATTATTTACCACTTGAGTACTTTCCGAAATTAATTAGCGAAGCAACGCGATTAAAGGGTTGACACCCTCAAGTTTATCGCTAGAATACGCATCCGCTGTCTAGGCAGCGGTTTTTAAAGTGTGCCGACTTAGCTCAGTTGGTAGAGCAACTGACTTGTAATCAGTAGGTCGCCAGTTCGATTCCGGCAGTCGGCACCATCTCTCTTTTTTCCTATGCCAAACTTACGTACACTTGCTATCGAGTACTTTTTCGGAGCAGACTGTATGTCATCTTTTGTCAAACCGCTACAACCTCTAGTTTTCGTCACCGGCTTATTTCTTATAGGCGTGTCTTGCCTTGCAACTGTGCATGCTGACGAGCACGGAAATCACCAAAAGCACGAAAAACACCACGAACATGCCAGCAAGCAATCGGATATTATGGTAATGAACGGCTACGCCAGAGCAACCTTTGCGTTGGCAAAAACCGGCGCAGTTTACTTTACTCTGCATAACCACAGTGACGTCGATAAAACATTGGTTTCTGTCTCAGTATCCAGCGATATAGCTAGCGAAGCGCAAATCCATACAACGGTTATGGAAGACGATGTCATGAAAATGCGTGAGCTCACTGACGGTGTCATCATAAAAGCAGACGAGATGGTGTCGTTTGAATCAGGCGGCCGCCACGTCATGTTGATGGGATTGAACAAGGGGCTAGAAGAGGATGGAGAGATAGCACTAACCCTCAAGTTTAGCGATGCGAGTGAACTGCAGGTAACTCTGCCGGTTAAAAAAGAAGCCGGCGAAAGTCACCATAATCACCATTAATATGGGGCTAGGTCAGGACGCAGAGAGTCATCAATGAATACGATGCACTCAATCAATTAAACCGTTAATCTGAATCAACACTTCTGTAGTATTATTATCCTATATTATTTAAACCCATGTTTTTCATCTACCATAAGTGGACTGATGAAAAATTCAAAAACGGTTTTAACGTTAAGGAGTGTGACATGAGCAAGATTGATATTGGTATTTCTGAGAGCGATCGTAACGCAGTAGCAGAAGGCCTAAAGAAGCTGTTGGCCGACTCTTATACATTGTACCTTCAAACGCATAATTTTCACTGGAATGTGGAAGGCCCACAGTTTCGAGAATTGCATTTGATGTTTGAAGAGCACTACACTGAACTTGCCGAGGCCGTAGACGAAATTGCAGAGCGTATTCGTACTCTAGGTGTTGCGGCTCCAGGCACATATAAGTCGTTCGCTGAGCTTAGTTCAATTGAAGAAGTGGAAGGCGTGCCAGAGGCAACAGAAATGGTTAGGCTGCTAACACATGGTCATGAGCAAGTAGTGAAAACTTGCCGTGAATCGCTAAAACTAGCGCAAGACGCTGACGATGAATCATCTGCAGCATTAATTGGTGATCGTATGCGCGTTCACGAAAAAACTGCGTGGATGCTTCGCGCAACTTTACCAAAGTAAATTGATTATTTGCACGTCGCTTAAGTAAACGTGTTAACTACGATTGAACCTAGGCTTAATCGACAAATCATTTTTATCGCATAAGCGAGTAAGTTAATCATAAAGGGTACAGCAGCGCTGTGCCCTTTTTTGTATACTGTGTTCAACTAGAATAATAAAAGAAGCCTGTGTGGCAGGAGCACAGCTTCTTTACACGAGGCTCCTAGTGATGAAACCATCCAACATATTATCTGTACCTTTCAAACCTATTAGTGCGATAGCACAGTCGATTGCTTGTGTAATGGCGCTAACAGTGAGCCAATCTGCTTTGGCGCATGGCGATCACAAGCATGATGAAGCTCACGAAATCACCGACAACGACATAACCGTAACTACGCTGGCTGAAGGGCTGGCACATCCATGGGGTATGGCATTTTTGCCAAATGGTGACCTGTTGGTAACGGAACGTGCAGGAGGCATTCAGCGTTTATCAAAAGATGGCACCTTATCTGGGCGCTTAAGCAATGTACCTGAAGTTGTTGCGCAGAACCAAGGTGGAATGCTGGACATCGCTATCGACCCAGATTTTGCCAGTAACAATACTATTTACTTCTGTTATAGCAAAAAAAGTGATGTAGAGGGAAAACCGGGCAGTAGTAGCAGTGTTGCAAAGGCTCAGCTCAATAGCTCAGGCCTTGAAAATGTTGATGTTATTTTTAGTGCCGATTCTATTGTCGATAACGGCTTTCACTTTGGGTGTCGTTTAACGTTTGATGCTGACAAGCATTTGTACGTCACAATGGGCGACCGCTACAAGTACATGAAAGAAGCGCAGAACACCGACAACCACTTTGGTAAAATTGTGCGCATAAACCGCGACGGCAGCGCGGTAGCAGATAACCCTTTCATTAGCGGCAAAGCCCCTGAGATATTCAGCTATGGTCACCGAAATGTGCAAGGTGTAACTATTCATCCTGAAACTGGAGCTGTATGGGCGATGGAGCACGGACCGAAAGGTGGAGATGAAATCAATATCCTTGAGCGTGGCGCTAACTACGGCTGGCCGGTAATTACCTACGGTGTTGACTACAGTGGCGACATTATCAGTGACAAAACCCACATGGAAGGCATGAAGCAGCCATGGGTTTATTGGGACCCTTCTATCGCCCCAAGCGGACTAGCGTTTTACAAAGGCGATATGTTTAAAGAATGGAACGGTGATGTATTAGTGGGCTCACTTAAGTTCACGCATCTTCGTCGCATAAAGGTTGAAGATGGTAAGCCCGTTGAACAGTTTGAATATGTTCGCGACAATCACGATCGGATCCGCGATGTTGAAGTTGCTCCAGACGGTGCTATTTATCTATTAACTGATGCACCTAACGGTAAAGTGCTAAAGCTGACCAAGTAGCGTCAAACCAAAAATAAAAAAGGCGCCGTAGGCGCCTTTTTCAATAGTTAATAGATTGCGTGTATTTTCAACGTATTATTCACTATCGTCTTTCTTGTAACGTTCAAACCACGCCACAATATTACCTACTTTCTGGATCAGGCGTGAAGGACGACTGGCGATCCCATGAGAAGCACCTGGAATTCTTACCATAGCCGCATCTATGCCTTGTAATTTCAATGCTTGATAATACTGTTCCGTTTCACTGATCGGCGTGCGATGGTCTGCTTCACCAGTAAGCAACATGGTAGGCGTTTTCACGTTTCCAACCAAGCTTAGTGGGCTGCGCTGCCAAAGTTTATCAGCAATAGTCCAAGGCATACCTTCCATCCAATACTGGCTAAAGTACGGGTATGCGTCTGCGGTCAATGTGAAGCTCATCCAGTTAATAACGGGCTTTGCAACAACAGCGGCGCGAAAGCGGTTTGTTTTACCAATTGACCACGCAGTAAGCGTGCCGCCCCCCGAGCCCCCGGTTATGAACAGGTTTTCAGTATCAACATAGCCTTTTTCTAATATGGTGTCGACTACGTCCATTAGGTCGTTATAGTCTTCTGATGGGTAATTGTGATGGATCAAATTACCGAAATCTTCACCGTAGGAACTGCTGCCTCTTGGATTAGACCAAACCACAACGTACCCCTGTGCGGCCATAAGTTGTATTTCCATTGCGAAGTGGGGGCCGTAGGCGGCATGAGGTCCGCCATGAATTTCTAATATTAGCGGATACTTTTTATTCCTATCAAAACCGGGGGGCAAAGCAACCCATGCGTCTATCGCACGCTCGTCCACACTCGACACAACCGCTAGGTCTTGTACTTGCGCTAAAGTTTTATGACCCAGCGCATCGCGATTTAAATCGGTAAGTTGTTTATCCTCTTTACCTTTTCTGTAAAGTGCGAGGTCGCCAGGCATTGTGCGTCCAGCCGTGGTATATATAACGTGTCCGCTTTGACTCATCGTAAAATCGCCTGACGTGTAAGGACGTCCAAGAGCTTGTCCACCAAGCGTTACATCCATAGGCTTTACATTGCCTTTCAGACCGACCATGGCAAGCTTCGTCTCGCCGTGATCAAGGTATGAGAAGACCAACCCGCGACTGTCTTGACGCCATATAAATTTACCTAGGTTTCTATCTAACGATGTTGTTAAACGGGTAATTTTTCCGCTTTCAAGCTCCAGTATTGTCAAATCGCTATTTTGATAAGAGAGTTTTCTATCATCTAGCTGAGTAAACGCGAGGTATTTGCCGTCAGGGCTCAAAGTGGGTTTGCTCTCCGCTCCTTCAATATCGGTGACTTGTTCAATAGCTGCCGTATCAACGTGTACCTTAAAGATGTCGCTGAACGTTGGGTGCAGCGCATAGTCTTCGCGGTTCGGGGTGGCAAAATAAATCCAGCTGCTGTCGCGAGAAAAAGAAAGGGTACCGCCGCTAGGGAATTTTCCTGTTGTTAATTGACGAGGCGTGCCGCCTTCAACGGGTAATACAAAGATTTGATCGAAACCTTCGCTTAAGTACCCCCTGCCGTCGCCTCTATACTGTACGGCATCAATGTATGCGCCCTGCTTGGCCCACCGTGCGCCTTTAGGCTTCTTTGGCATGCCAGTGAATAAGGGCTTTTCCTTAACTTGCACAAATTGTGTAAACGCCAAGGTTTTGCTGTCGTTGGACCATGTTAATTGACGAGGTGTTGCGCTGGTATTGGTTAAACGCACAGACTGCATAGTGTCCAAATAGTAAAGGTATATTTGTGCGCGACCATTCAACGATTTCGTGTAAGCCACCATTTTTCCGTTTGGAGAGAGAGTAGCTTGTGACACGTTTTCATCTAAATCTATGAAGGGGCGATGCTCGCCTGACTTTACATTTACCTGCCATAGTCTGCTTTGCCTACTATCGGTCATAATATCCATACTCTGACGAGCATAGATAACGGTGTCTTTATCAATAAACTGCGGATTAGCAACAAATTCGAGGTTAAAAGTATCCTCGTAGGTGAGCGAATTTGGCTCTGATACATTTGCAGGCTGGGCATTGGCATGGTTTAACCCTAAACCTAACACTAACAGCGACAATGCTGTCGAACTATTAAATAAGCCCTTGCGCATGGGACGTGAAGCGAAACGAGACGCAAACATGTTTGTTCCTTTTATTTTTTGCGCTAAGCGCAATAGGTAGAATGTTCGCTATCAAGCGTTTAACGTAAACCTTAACGAAAATGTAGCAAGCTGCGAACGTTCTTCTAACCATATCGCTTTCATTTCTTTTATGTAAAGCATGTGCGGTGAAGAGGCTGGATTGGTCGTTAAAAGCGCACATCTCAACATTTATCGCATTACTGCCCCTCGCATGTAGCGCATGAGTGCTGTCGAAATGAACGTAGGGCTGGGCGCCAATTAATCTTTGAGCACTTTATTCGCCTTTAAGACTAATTTTCCCGACAAGAATATCTTTGAACATGACCCAGTCGCCCATCAAGCTGTAAAGCGGGTGTTTAAACGTCGCAGGGCGATTTTTTTCAAAAAAGAAATGACCAACCCAAGCGAAGCCATACCCGACAAGCGGAAT
It contains:
- a CDS encoding amidohydrolase — protein: MKRKMLSLLLSIACVPFGFAKVDVDAMADNVESDVIKWRHHFHEFPELSNREVNTAKYIADYLTSLGLDVQTGIAKTGVVAILDSGKPGPVVALRADMDGLPVKEQNDLAYRSTQVGEYNGNEVPVMHACGHDTHMAMLMGAAKILTDIKSELKGKVKFIFQPAEEGAPAGEVGGAEVMVKEGVLRNPDVDAIFGLHINANTDVGKVRYNSGGTMAAVDPFKIVINGKQAHGAYPWKSVDPVVTAAQMIMSIQTIVSRELKLIDDAAVVSIGSIHGGNRSNIIPSEVEMVGTIRTLNKAAREHIYESLPRKVNAIAQSMGAEAELTLPLDYSYPITYNDPELTAQMLPTIQRTAGIQNTLLSKPVTGAEDFSFFQEQVPGLYVWVGGKPLDVSEEDSPAHHTPEFYVDDSGMKLGVKLLTNFTLDYMAQH
- the nhaA gene encoding Na+/H+ antiporter NhaA → MSKQHEPDVIDEVIEEVHDVVSDFLNREAAPGILLMVATLLALIIANSPLDTLYDKLISMPVQISAGSFIIDKPLLLWINDGLMAIFFFHVGLELKREVCEGELANPKDIVLPTAGAIGGMIIPALIYVGINWDNPVAIAGWAIPAATDIAFALGILALLGSRVPTSLKIFLVTLAIIDDIGAIVIIALFYTENITAGALIIAASCLALLWQMNKRNVVDIPAYILVGIVLWVAMLKSGVHATLAGVVLAGFIPMRDDKDPSYSPVTRLEHSLNSSVSFAILPLFAFANAGISFGNISPEGIFHPVTFGIFLGLVVGKQLGVFGFCYLMVKLKLATLPEDLNFKHIYGCALLCGVGFTMSLFIGGLAFAQTGINQIFDERVGILAGSLVSATLGFIVLRLVSDNKKDHKVAANASKFTGNTVD
- the purE gene encoding 5-(carboxyamino)imidazole ribonucleotide mutase — its product is MAKVAIVMGSTSDWPTMQQAAKMLKSFGVEFEAKVVSAHRTPNLLVDFAESAADEGFSAIIAGAGGAAHLPGMIAAHTHLPVFGCPVKSKALNGLDSLLSIVQMPKGVAVGTLAIGEAGAANAGLLAAQVVALQDERVRDAVIAFRKAQTDTVLASSNTLELDE
- a CDS encoding 5-(carboxyamino)imidazole ribonucleotide synthase, translated to MRVVVYGAGQLAQMMYLAGSPLGIEVQAVDVSNETVVHPVSKTPLDLSLEQALESADALTVEFEHVPERLLEDAARTNKLMPNFDSILVGADRVREKKLLESMQVANCEHKIVTELSQLDDCVAQLGDKLILKASRDGYDGYGQWRLTDKTDLPELKNALQGLDLKAVPLVVEKMVAFDRELSLIGVRNANGDVRTYPLAENLHHQGQLHVSVAPATHVDNALQTQAQDIFTKLATGMDYVGVLAVELFQVGDKLLVNELAPRVHNSGHWSQSGAVTSQFENHLRAVCGLPLGDTSAIGPSAMVNIIGCSSFSRDLLSIDGSHLHWYGKSVREKRKMGHINVTTNSYESLGEKLMALSNYLPLEYFPKLISEATRLKG
- a CDS encoding copper chaperone PCu(A)C: MSSFVKPLQPLVFVTGLFLIGVSCLATVHADEHGNHQKHEKHHEHASKQSDIMVMNGYARATFALAKTGAVYFTLHNHSDVDKTLVSVSVSSDIASEAQIHTTVMEDDVMKMRELTDGVIIKADEMVSFESGGRHVMLMGLNKGLEEDGEIALTLKFSDASELQVTLPVKKEAGESHHNHH
- a CDS encoding Dps family protein, giving the protein MSKIDIGISESDRNAVAEGLKKLLADSYTLYLQTHNFHWNVEGPQFRELHLMFEEHYTELAEAVDEIAERIRTLGVAAPGTYKSFAELSSIEEVEGVPEATEMVRLLTHGHEQVVKTCRESLKLAQDADDESSAALIGDRMRVHEKTAWMLRATLPK
- a CDS encoding PQQ-dependent sugar dehydrogenase — encoded protein: MKPSNILSVPFKPISAIAQSIACVMALTVSQSALAHGDHKHDEAHEITDNDITVTTLAEGLAHPWGMAFLPNGDLLVTERAGGIQRLSKDGTLSGRLSNVPEVVAQNQGGMLDIAIDPDFASNNTIYFCYSKKSDVEGKPGSSSSVAKAQLNSSGLENVDVIFSADSIVDNGFHFGCRLTFDADKHLYVTMGDRYKYMKEAQNTDNHFGKIVRINRDGSAVADNPFISGKAPEIFSYGHRNVQGVTIHPETGAVWAMEHGPKGGDEINILERGANYGWPVITYGVDYSGDIISDKTHMEGMKQPWVYWDPSIAPSGLAFYKGDMFKEWNGDVLVGSLKFTHLRRIKVEDGKPVEQFEYVRDNHDRIRDVEVAPDGAIYLLTDAPNGKVLKLTK
- a CDS encoding S9 family peptidase, whose amino-acid sequence is MFASRFASRPMRKGLFNSSTALSLLVLGLGLNHANAQPANVSEPNSLTYEDTFNLEFVANPQFIDKDTVIYARQSMDIMTDSRQSRLWQVNVKSGEHRPFIDLDENVSQATLSPNGKMVAYTKSLNGRAQIYLYYLDTMQSVRLTNTSATPRQLTWSNDSKTLAFTQFVQVKEKPLFTGMPKKPKGARWAKQGAYIDAVQYRGDGRGYLSEGFDQIFVLPVEGGTPRQLTTGKFPSGGTLSFSRDSSWIYFATPNREDYALHPTFSDIFKVHVDTAAIEQVTDIEGAESKPTLSPDGKYLAFTQLDDRKLSYQNSDLTILELESGKITRLTTSLDRNLGKFIWRQDSRGLVFSYLDHGETKLAMVGLKGNVKPMDVTLGGQALGRPYTSGDFTMSQSGHVIYTTAGRTMPGDLALYRKGKEDKQLTDLNRDALGHKTLAQVQDLAVVSSVDERAIDAWVALPPGFDRNKKYPLILEIHGGPHAAYGPHFAMEIQLMAAQGYVVVWSNPRGSSSYGEDFGNLIHHNYPSEDYNDLMDVVDTILEKGYVDTENLFITGGSGGGTLTAWSIGKTNRFRAAVVAKPVINWMSFTLTADAYPYFSQYWMEGMPWTIADKLWQRSPLSLVGNVKTPTMLLTGEADHRTPISETEQYYQALKLQGIDAAMVRIPGASHGIASRPSRLIQKVGNIVAWFERYKKDDSE